A genomic region of Kribbella sp. NBC_00382 contains the following coding sequences:
- a CDS encoding response regulator transcription factor: MIRVLLGHRGTMVRGALAAVLSRENDLDVVAEVESSDEVMIAIGRRPHVVLLDPQLPGKVGIEDLCRKLTGRGVLVLIDHEAIAATSLALVKQAPRIGLIATDSSTDQLVEAVRDVAKGLPVVDVRLAVAALKAGDNPLTDRECEVLRQVTTGATAQEIARTLSLSAGTVRNYLSRILAKTGARSRIEAIRKAQDAGWI; encoded by the coding sequence GTGATCCGAGTACTCCTCGGCCACCGCGGCACGATGGTGCGAGGTGCACTGGCCGCGGTGTTGTCCCGAGAGAACGACCTGGACGTGGTGGCCGAGGTGGAGTCCTCGGACGAGGTGATGATCGCGATCGGCCGCCGGCCGCACGTCGTGCTGCTCGATCCCCAACTGCCTGGCAAGGTCGGGATCGAGGACCTGTGCCGCAAACTGACCGGCCGTGGCGTGCTGGTGCTGATCGACCACGAGGCGATCGCCGCGACCAGCCTCGCACTGGTCAAGCAGGCGCCCCGGATCGGGCTGATCGCGACCGACTCGTCGACCGACCAGCTGGTCGAGGCGGTGCGCGATGTCGCCAAGGGACTGCCGGTGGTCGACGTCCGGCTCGCGGTCGCCGCACTCAAGGCAGGTGACAATCCGCTCACCGATCGCGAGTGTGAGGTGCTGCGGCAGGTGACGACCGGCGCGACCGCGCAGGAGATCGCCCGGACCCTCAGCCTGAGCGCCGGCACCGTGCGGAACTACCTGTCCCGGATCCTCGCGAAGACCGGGGCGCGCAGCCGGATCGAGGCGATCCGCAAGGCTCAGGACGCGGGCTGGATCTGA